Proteins encoded in a region of the Anopheles ziemanni chromosome 2, idAnoZiCoDA_A2_x.2, whole genome shotgun sequence genome:
- the LOC131281597 gene encoding uncharacterized protein LOC131281597, which produces MKVAICLCALVALALAAPQQRDGGALTDEAIRQAQTQQLIPQDAQIQGVQQGIQVAALESIPGAQRVDLFQLLGDQVPREVISNLQSQVDQVGQN; this is translated from the coding sequence ATGAAGGTTGCCATCTGCCTCTGCGCTCTCGTCGCCCTGGCCCTGGCCGCACCGCAGCAGCGTGATGGAGGAGCGCTCACCGACGAGGCGATCCGACAGGCCCAAACCCAGCAGCTGATCCCACAGGACGCCCAGATTCAGGGAGTCCAGCAGGGTATCCAGGTGGCCGCACTCGAGTCGATCCCCGGAGCCCAGCGTGTCGACCTGTTCCAGCTGCTCGGCGACCAGGTTCCGCGTGAGGTCATCTCGAACCTGCAGTCGCAGGTGGACCAGGTTGGCCAGAACTAA
- the LOC131293462 gene encoding uncharacterized protein LOC131293462, which produces MDNPVDKPSARRRTTRCSPSQRLLLPAPAQRFLGATMLLLLLTASVVQTGPVIRSRRMIREIYVENSAATVPENTPELSSSSSSSTNATTSDMCLYDGSYVERSAIACEKKHGCRAIQKTGECCPDYQCECQRDGKTYATGEKVFDPNTPCRSCYCQGGEITCSVVSCYKRNDCDPKYIPGRCCPEYDNCPPLENFKITESSTTNTKDAVVDGAEETNEVKGNYAAEAEDLLASGGLQKQHAPVTVPTTTTTTTSTTLGPAMTNENPLGIKIKEITKPEEIRLTDNRPSAGEQQMQQQQQFAMAAAAAAAAAAAAGRNTTPEPSTSQSEELVNLEHLDVNVPDDDGENGTKIVRHTDGDGVRSEEDTVRKEPSSSEETQKVAGSVVENRLESGESSTTAGAISSSTLSESDEWLDVKEVAESSSSWASTSGPSFGLSSTAAPPMAPSTSGPPAVAQEEHEEGASESSMKLSKPENALPAVVQIGDKLVIVDHNQPKPITVIQVEEVEGLQRGEDDTVYDQEAYTERSHHHAAESGRESSKKLKLHSSAEQEQETLSTQADSSGSYETIYHTGSSEQVNAPVSSEEIFETQLYTEGPEDAAPGVVNDTQPQQGEPLSVSREDFLHMDPALEPAKLQQEQEDHTVGASGAGGISSAFGSTEEGSTTMSDMSGVSFSSEASGDEMIYDTHFYTEGPNTSSEEAKEQKLTAATGTEETSTVGSTYVPRNPPAVADELTPQTYIEDNEPELIHPGFQPIPEDFSLPQLDQPAMEMGDMMDHHHAGAAAASPKQVPKKQEKILSEVLELKSNGSVSTAHPEVSSSTEGGPSELEESSNSPAWLKEDPQPQLRAPGEPLLIPEWERKNGTNSTSSEEDLTSAGEDMRVLKMDSEEYDDTVGLLSTTVAPSAKAEVRSEEANDDDDDDDDNAGKSASSVEQATSSGSAKSVLDIDGPASASATDGQGSDTVNHNPKNDVESLKADEDENNATADEAVPKKVQQLEAGEQAAHGPTLTSV; this is translated from the exons ATGGATAATCCCGTAGATAAACCGTCCGCCCGTCGGCGAACAACCCGCTGCAGTCCCTCCCAACGGCTACTACTTCCAGCGCCGGCACAGCGGTTCCTCGGGGCGACGATGCTTCTACTGCTGCTCACAGCGTCCGTCGTACAGACAG GACCCGTGATCCGATCGCGCCGCATGATCCGCGAGATCTACGTTGAAAACTCGGCCGCCACGGTACCAGAAAACACACCAGAGCTGTCAAGCAGTAGCAGTAGCAGTACCAACG CCACGACGAGTGACATGTGCCTGTACGACGGGTCGTACGTCGAGCGGTCGGCGATTGCGTGCGAAAAGAAGCACGGTTGCCGTGCGATCCAGAAAACCGGCGAATGCTGTCCGGACTATCAGTGCG AATGCCAACGGGATGGCAAAACGTACGCCACCGGCGAGAAAGTGTTCGACCCGAATACACCGTGCCGATCCTGTTACTGTCAGG GCGGTGAAATCACCTGCAGCGTGGTGAGCTGCTACAAGCGAAACGACTGcgacccgaagtacatccccGGCCGGTGCTGCCCAGAGTACGACAACTGTCCACCGCTGG AAAACTTCAAAATAACAGAATCGTCCACCACAAACACAAAGGATGCGGTTGTCGACGGTGCGGAGGAAACGAACGAGGTGAAGGGCAACTATGCCGCCGAGGCGGAGGACCTTCTGGCATCTGGTGGACTTCAAAAGCAGCACGCTCCGGTAACGgtaccgacgacgacgacgacgacgacgtcaacAACCCTCGGTCCAGCGATGACAAACGAGAATCCGCTCGGTATTAAGATCAAAGAAATCACCAAACCGGAAGAGATTCGTCTGACCGACAACCGACCGAGCGCCGGCGAGCAGcaaatgcagcagcaacagcagttcgcgatggcggcggcggcggcagcggcagcggcggccgcAGCCGGACGCAACACGACACCGGAGCCCTCTACATCTCAGAGCGAGGAACTGGTGAACCTCGAGCACCTGGACGTGAACGTACCGGACGACGACGGGGAGAATGGGACGAAAATCGTGCGCCACACCGACGGTGACGGTGTGCGATCGGAGGAGGACACCGTGCGCAAGGAGCCGTCGTCGAGCGAGGAAACGCAAAAGGTAGCCGgttcggtggtggaaaaccgcCTGGAGTCGGGCGAATCGTCCACCACGGCCGGAGCCATTTCCTCGTCGACGCTTTCCGAGTCGGACGAGTGGTTGGACGTGAAGGAGGTCGCCGAATCGTCCTCGAGCTGGGCATCGACGTCGGGACCATCGTTTGGGCTCTCCTCAACCGCCGCTCCACCGATGGCTCCCTCTACCAGCGGGCCACCAGCTGTGGCACAGGAGGAGCACGAGGAAGGCGCATCCGAGAGCAGCATGAAACTATCGAAACCGGAAAATGCGCTCCCAGCGGTGGTTCAGATCGGTGATAAGCTGGTGATTGTCGATCACAACCAGCCGAAACCGATCACCGTCATCCAggtggaggaggtggaagGTTTGCAGCGTGGCGAGGACGACACCGTGTACGATCAGGAGGCATACACCGAGCGAAGCCATCATCACGCGGCCGAGAGTGGTCGCGAATCGTCGAAGAAACTGAAGCTTCACAGCTCGGCCGAACAGGAGCAGGAAACGCTGTCAACGCAGGCCGATTCGAGTGGTTCGTACGAGACAATCTACCATACCGGTTCGTCGGAACAGGTGAACGCTCCCGTGTCCTCGGAGGAGATTTTCGAAACGCAACTCTATACCGAAGGCCCCGAAGATGCCGCACCCGGAGTGGTGAATGACACGCAACCGCAACAGGGAGAACCTCTCTCGGTCAGCCGGGAGGACTTCCTGCACATGGATCCAGCGCTGGAACCGGCCAAGCTGCAGCAGGAGCAGGAAGACCACACCGTGGGCGCTAGTGGAGCCGGTGGAATAAGCTCGGCGTTCGGCAGCACCGAAGAGGGCAGTACCACCATGTCCGACATGTCGGGCGTTTCGTTCAGCTCGGAAGCTTCCGGCGACGAGATGATCTACGACACGCACTTCTACACCGAAGGTCCGAACACCTCGTCCGAGGAAGCGAAAGAGCAGAAGCTGACGGCAGCGACCGGTACCGAGGAGACGTCAACCGTCGGCAGCACGTACGTGCCACGAAACCCTCCGGCGGTCGCCGACGAGCTAACGCCCCAGACGTACATCGAGGACAACGAGCCCGAACTCATCCATCCCGGGTTCCAGCCGATACCGGAAGATTTTAGCCTCCCGCAGCTCGACCAGCCCGCGATGGAGATGGGTGACATGATGGACCACCACCACGCaggggcagcagcagcgtcacCGAAGCAGGTTCCCAAAAAGCAGGAGAAAATTCTCTCAGAAGTGCTTGAACTGAAGTCGAACGGTAGTGTCTCCACGGCCCATCCGGAAGTATCTTCGTCCACCGAGGGGGGTCCTTCGGAGCTTGAAGAATCTTCCAACTCTCCCGCCTGGCTGAAGGAAGACCCCCAGCCACAGCTGAGGGCGCCCGGTGAACCGCTCCTCATCCCCGAATGGGAACGCAAAAACGGAACCAACAGTACCAGCTCGGAGGAAGATCTCACGTCCGCTGGTGAGGATATGCGCGTGCTGAAGATGGATTCGGAGGAATACGACGATACGGTTGGACTGCTATCGACCACAGTCGCACCCTCAGCGAAGGCCGAAGTGCGCTCCGAAGaggccaacgacgacgacgacgacgatgatgataatgcCGGCAAGTCGGCAAGCTCCGTCGAACAGGCAACATCGTCCGGATCGGCGAAATCGGTTCTGGACATCGACGGCCCGGCGTCGGCGAGCGCGACCGATGGTCAGGGATCGGACACGGTGAACCACAATCCAAAGAATGACGTTGAGAGTTTGAAGGCCGATGAGGACGAGAACAATGCCACCGCCGACGAAGCGGTTCCGAAGAAGGTGCAACAGTTGGAAGCGGGCGAGCAGGCGGCGCATGGTCCCACGCTGACCAGCGTTTAG